One stretch of Novosphingobium pentaromativorans US6-1 DNA includes these proteins:
- a CDS encoding Rossmann fold domain-containing protein: MLRVGPLPEEPLAAAADFHARLLPGIEAALRGGADPLTIVFLPAGHAHRGWRLAAIQSLARTFAPSRVNAVESDGEAEIAAALDWLGDAAGVTGQILTLDGTGAGPVL; the protein is encoded by the coding sequence GTGCTGCGTGTCGGACCGCTCCCGGAGGAGCCGCTTGCCGCAGCAGCCGATTTCCATGCCCGGCTGCTGCCCGGGATCGAAGCGGCGCTGCGCGGCGGGGCCGATCCGCTGACCATTGTCTTCCTGCCTGCCGGCCACGCACATCGCGGTTGGCGGCTCGCCGCGATCCAGTCGCTCGCCCGCACTTTCGCGCCTTCGCGGGTCAATGCGGTAGAGAGCGACGGAGAGGCGGAGATCGCCGCCGCGCTCGACTGGCTGGGGGATGCGGCAGGCGTTACCGGGCAAATCTTGACACTGGATGGTACTGGCGCGGGTCCGGTGTTATAA
- a CDS encoding cytochrome c oxidase subunit 3, producing the protein MAGTKHHDYHILPPDIVPLATTIGAFTFTSGMVLFMHDMPGGHFVPWLGMALLLASMFAWFSKIVKEAHAGDHTPVVQLHQRYGMILFIASEVMFFVGWFWAFFDFSLFPSTISEVVAGQWPPKAIEAVMDPFDLPLLNTLILLCSGTTVTWAHHALIHGDRDGLKKGLWATVLLGLLFTSIQAYEYVHAPFPFGQNTYGSAFYMATGFHGFHVIIGTIMLIVCLVRAHKGDFTPRQHFGFEAAAWYWHFVDVVWLFLFVAVYIWGGWGYPTH; encoded by the coding sequence ATGGCCGGTACCAAGCACCACGATTACCATATTCTTCCGCCGGACATCGTTCCGCTGGCGACTACAATCGGCGCCTTCACCTTCACCTCGGGCATGGTTCTGTTCATGCACGACATGCCGGGCGGCCACTTCGTGCCGTGGCTCGGCATGGCGCTGCTGCTGGCCTCTATGTTCGCCTGGTTCTCGAAAATCGTGAAGGAAGCGCATGCCGGCGATCACACGCCCGTCGTGCAGCTCCACCAGCGCTACGGCATGATCCTGTTCATCGCTTCGGAAGTGATGTTCTTCGTCGGCTGGTTCTGGGCCTTTTTCGACTTCTCGCTGTTCCCCTCGACGATTTCCGAGGTGGTGGCGGGGCAATGGCCGCCCAAGGCAATCGAAGCGGTCATGGATCCCTTCGACCTGCCGCTGCTCAACACCCTGATCCTGCTCTGCTCGGGCACGACCGTCACCTGGGCGCATCACGCGCTGATCCACGGTGACCGCGACGGCCTGAAGAAGGGCCTCTGGGCAACCGTGCTGCTTGGCCTGCTGTTCACCTCGATCCAGGCCTACGAGTACGTCCACGCCCCGTTCCCCTTCGGCCAGAACACTTACGGCTCTGCCTTTTATATGGCGACCGGGTTCCACGGCTTCCACGTCATCATCGGCACGATCATGCTGATCGTGTGCCTCGTGCGCGCCCACAAGGGTGACTTCACCCCGCGCCAGCACTTCGGCTTCGAAGCGGCGGCATGGTACTGGCACTTCGTCGACGTCGTGTGGCTGTTCCTCTTCGTCGCAGTCTACATCTGGGGCGGCTGGGGCTACCCGACGCACTGA
- a CDS encoding cytochrome c oxidase assembly protein: protein MTAATQQQRSNKKTALIALAIALGMLGLGYASVPLYRIFCQVTGYGGTTKRVDASQAASIKDSGRTITVRFDANVARDMPWQFKPLQVTDTVSIGARDMALFWAKNDSDQTVTGTASFNVEPEQAAKYFNKIQCFCFTEQTLKPGEEVRMPVLYYIDPAILDDPDNKDVELITLSYTFHVTSIGDAKTLDREQTGG from the coding sequence ATGACGGCCGCGACCCAGCAGCAACGCAGCAACAAGAAGACTGCCTTGATCGCACTTGCGATCGCGCTGGGGATGCTCGGCCTGGGTTACGCCTCGGTACCGCTATACCGGATCTTCTGCCAGGTCACCGGCTACGGCGGCACGACCAAGCGGGTCGATGCGTCACAGGCGGCTTCCATCAAGGATAGCGGCCGCACGATCACGGTGCGCTTCGATGCCAATGTCGCGCGGGACATGCCCTGGCAATTCAAGCCGCTGCAGGTCACCGACACCGTCTCCATCGGTGCGCGCGACATGGCGCTTTTCTGGGCGAAGAACGATTCGGACCAGACCGTGACCGGCACCGCCAGCTTTAACGTGGAGCCGGAGCAGGCTGCAAAATATTTCAACAAGATCCAGTGCTTCTGCTTCACCGAACAGACCCTGAAACCGGGCGAGGAAGTGCGCATGCCGGTGCTCTATTACATAGATCCGGCCATTCTTGACGATCCCGACAACAAGGACGTTGAGCTGATCACGCTCAGCTATACGTTCCACGTCACATCGATCGGGGATGCAAAGACACTGGACCGCGAACAAACTGGCGGTTAA
- the ctaD gene encoding cytochrome c oxidase subunit I: MATTAPEHFPAHSDDHAHDHDHKPGFFARWFMSTNHKDIGTMYLIFAIIAGIVGGAFSGMMRVELAQPGIQYLDTFAKWFGAVNPDFNSTLHVWNVLITAHGLIMVFFMVMPAIIGGFGNWFVPIMIGAPDMAFPRMNNISFWLTVAGFCSLLCSAFVPGGTGLGAGTGWTVYAPLSTTGSPGPAVDFGIFALHLSGAGSIMGAINFITTIFNMRAPGMTMHKMPLFVWSVLVTAFLLLLALPVLAAAITMLLTDRNFGTTFFDPSGGGDPVLYQHLFWFFGHPEVYIMILPGFGIISQIVSTFSKKPVFGYLGMAYAMVAIGVVGFIVWAHHMYTTGLSVNTKMYFTAATMVIAVPTGIKIFSWIATMWGGSITFKSPMVWAIGFIFLFTVGGVTGVVLANGGIDDNLHDTYYVVAHFHYVLSLGAVTALFAGFYYWFPKMSGRMHSEFLAHVHFWVFFIGVNLIFFPMHFLGLQGMPRRYPDYAEAYAHWNQVATDGYMIMAASLVIWFANIAYAFVAGKKAEDNYWGEGATTLEWTLSSPPPFHQFETLPVIEEVHHH, from the coding sequence ATGGCAACCACAGCCCCAGAACATTTCCCGGCGCACTCTGACGATCACGCGCACGACCATGACCACAAGCCGGGCTTCTTCGCCCGCTGGTTCATGTCCACCAACCACAAGGACATCGGCACGATGTACCTGATCTTCGCGATCATCGCGGGGATCGTGGGCGGTGCCTTCTCCGGCATGATGCGCGTCGAACTGGCGCAGCCGGGCATCCAGTACCTGGACACTTTCGCAAAGTGGTTCGGTGCGGTTAACCCGGACTTCAACTCGACGCTGCACGTCTGGAACGTGCTGATCACCGCGCACGGCCTGATCATGGTCTTCTTCATGGTCATGCCCGCGATCATCGGCGGCTTCGGCAACTGGTTCGTCCCGATCATGATCGGCGCGCCGGACATGGCCTTCCCGCGCATGAACAACATCTCGTTCTGGCTGACCGTCGCGGGCTTCTGCTCGCTGCTGTGCTCCGCCTTCGTGCCGGGCGGCACGGGCCTGGGCGCCGGCACCGGCTGGACCGTCTATGCTCCGCTGTCGACCACCGGCTCGCCCGGACCCGCCGTCGACTTCGGCATCTTCGCGCTGCACCTTTCCGGTGCCGGCTCGATCATGGGCGCGATCAACTTCATCACCACCATCTTCAACATGCGTGCGCCTGGCATGACCATGCACAAGATGCCGCTGTTCGTGTGGTCGGTGCTCGTCACGGCCTTCCTGCTGCTGCTCGCGCTGCCGGTTCTCGCCGCCGCGATCACCATGCTGCTGACCGACCGCAACTTCGGCACCACCTTCTTCGATCCTTCGGGCGGTGGCGATCCGGTCCTGTACCAGCACCTGTTCTGGTTCTTCGGCCACCCCGAAGTGTACATCATGATCCTGCCGGGCTTCGGCATCATCTCGCAGATCGTCTCGACCTTCTCGAAGAAGCCGGTGTTCGGCTACCTCGGCATGGCCTACGCCATGGTCGCGATCGGCGTGGTCGGTTTCATCGTGTGGGCGCACCACATGTACACCACCGGCCTTTCGGTTAACACGAAGATGTACTTCACCGCGGCGACCATGGTCATCGCAGTTCCGACCGGCATCAAGATCTTCTCGTGGATCGCGACGATGTGGGGTGGCTCGATCACCTTCAAGTCGCCGATGGTCTGGGCGATCGGCTTCATCTTCCTGTTTACCGTCGGCGGCGTGACCGGCGTCGTTCTCGCCAACGGCGGCATCGACGACAACCTGCACGACACCTACTACGTCGTGGCGCACTTCCACTACGTGCTCTCGCTGGGTGCAGTGACCGCGCTCTTCGCCGGGTTCTACTACTGGTTCCCGAAGATGAGCGGCCGCATGCACTCCGAGTTCCTGGCGCATGTCCACTTCTGGGTGTTCTTCATCGGCGTGAACCTGATCTTCTTCCCGATGCACTTCCTCGGGCTGCAGGGCATGCCGCGTCGCTACCCCGACTACGCCGAGGCCTATGCGCACTGGAACCAGGTCGCGACCGACGGCTACATGATCATGGCTGCTTCGCTGGTGATCTGGTTCGCCAACATTGCCTACGCGTTCGTCGCCGGCAAGAAGGCGGAAGACAACTACTGGGGCGAAGGCGCGACCACGCTCGAGTGGACGCTCTCGAGCCCGCCGCCGTTCCACCAGTTCGAGACGCTTCCGGTTATCGAGGAAGTGCATCACCACTGA
- the thrC gene encoding threonine synthase, producing MDYISTRGSAPALDFEGATLAGLASDGGLYVPREWPRFSHDEIVAMAGLPYAQLAAKIMFPFVEGSLTHERLLELTSEAYGRFAHKAVTPLKQFDEQQWLLELFHGPTLAFKDVALQLLGLLFEEFLSRSERNLTIVGATSGDTGSAAIDAVAGRAKVDIFMLHPKGRVSDVQRRQMTTVLAPNVHNLALEDASFDDAQAIVKRMFNDKGMTDRFAIGAVNSINWARLMAQVVYYFAAGLQLGAPHRKVAFSVPTGNFGDVFAGYVAAQMGLPIEKLIVATNVNDILHRALANGDYSQGTVTPTAAPSMDIQVSSNFERLLFDLGGRDGKALAEQMAGFESTKAMQLTNAQRQGAAALFQSARADADEMASTIRWAWENCGELIDPHTACGLFAARHSGIDASIPVVTLATAHPAKFPEAVERATGHRPGLPERVGDLFEREERSTSLPGSFEAVAEFVAQHAAPKV from the coding sequence ATGGACTACATCAGCACTCGCGGCAGCGCTCCGGCGCTCGATTTCGAAGGCGCAACGCTCGCCGGTCTCGCTTCGGACGGCGGCCTCTACGTGCCGCGCGAATGGCCGCGCTTCTCACACGACGAGATCGTCGCCATGGCGGGCCTGCCTTATGCGCAGCTGGCCGCGAAGATCATGTTTCCCTTCGTCGAGGGCAGCCTCACCCATGAGCGCCTGCTCGAACTGACGAGCGAGGCCTACGGCCGCTTTGCCCACAAGGCGGTGACACCGCTCAAGCAGTTCGACGAACAGCAGTGGCTGCTGGAACTGTTCCACGGCCCGACGCTCGCGTTCAAGGACGTGGCGCTGCAACTGCTCGGCCTGCTCTTCGAGGAGTTCCTTTCGCGTTCCGAGCGCAACCTGACGATCGTCGGCGCGACTTCGGGCGACACCGGCTCGGCCGCCATCGATGCCGTCGCTGGCCGCGCCAAGGTCGACATCTTCATGCTGCACCCCAAGGGCCGCGTGTCCGACGTGCAGCGCCGCCAGATGACGACGGTGCTGGCGCCCAACGTCCACAACCTTGCGCTTGAAGATGCCAGCTTCGACGATGCCCAGGCGATCGTGAAGCGCATGTTCAACGACAAGGGCATGACCGACCGCTTCGCCATCGGCGCTGTCAACTCGATCAACTGGGCACGCCTGATGGCGCAGGTGGTGTATTACTTCGCGGCCGGGCTGCAGCTCGGCGCGCCGCACCGCAAGGTCGCCTTCTCGGTCCCGACCGGCAACTTCGGCGATGTCTTCGCCGGCTATGTCGCGGCGCAGATGGGCCTGCCGATCGAGAAGCTGATCGTGGCCACCAACGTGAACGACATTCTCCACCGCGCGCTTGCCAATGGCGATTATTCGCAGGGCACGGTGACGCCCACTGCGGCGCCGTCGATGGACATCCAGGTCTCGTCGAACTTCGAACGCCTGCTGTTCGACCTGGGCGGACGCGACGGCAAGGCGCTGGCCGAGCAGATGGCCGGCTTCGAATCGACCAAGGCGATGCAGCTGACCAATGCGCAGCGCCAGGGCGCCGCGGCACTGTTCCAGTCCGCGCGTGCCGATGCCGACGAGATGGCCTCGACGATCCGCTGGGCCTGGGAGAATTGCGGCGAGCTGATCGATCCGCACACCGCCTGCGGCCTTTTCGCCGCACGCCACTCGGGTATCGACGCCTCGATCCCGGTCGTCACGCTGGCGACCGCGCACCCGGCCAAGTTCCCCGAAGCGGTCGAGCGCGCTACCGGCCACCGTCCGGGTCTGCCCGAACGCGTGGGAGACCTGTTCGAGCGAGAGGAGCGCTCCACGTCGCTGCCCGGCTCGTTCGAGGCGGTTGCCGAATTCGTCGCCCAGCACGCCGCGCCCAAGGTCTGA
- the pyrE gene encoding orotate phosphoribosyltransferase — protein MQEEEVLAEFRASKALLEGHFLLSSGRHSAHYLQCARVLMNPDRAGRLAVALASKLPHDVRKQIDKVVSPAMGGVIIGQEMGRALQVDAMFVERPEGTFELRRGFELDPGDRVLMVEDVVTTGKSSREAIKAIEAAGGRVIAAASLVDRSGGAVDLGVPYFPLVEINFPTYADDELPPELAATPAIKPGSRVQP, from the coding sequence ATGCAGGAAGAAGAAGTCCTCGCAGAGTTCCGCGCCAGCAAGGCATTGCTTGAGGGGCACTTCCTGCTCTCCTCCGGCCGCCACAGCGCACATTACCTGCAGTGCGCGCGCGTCCTGATGAATCCCGACCGCGCCGGACGACTCGCCGTCGCACTCGCCAGCAAGCTGCCGCACGACGTGCGCAAGCAGATCGACAAGGTCGTCTCGCCGGCCATGGGCGGCGTGATCATCGGCCAGGAGATGGGCCGCGCGCTGCAGGTCGACGCGATGTTCGTCGAACGCCCGGAAGGTACTTTCGAGCTGCGCCGTGGATTTGAACTGGATCCCGGCGACAGGGTGTTGATGGTCGAGGACGTGGTCACCACCGGCAAGTCCTCGCGCGAGGCGATCAAGGCGATCGAGGCGGCAGGCGGCCGGGTCATCGCGGCGGCCTCGCTGGTCGACCGTTCGGGCGGCGCCGTGGATCTGGGCGTACCTTACTTCCCGCTCGTCGAGATCAACTTCCCGACATACGCCGACGACGAACTGCCCCCCGAGCTGGCGGCGACCCCCGCGATCAAGCCGGGCAGCCGCGTCCAGCCCTGA
- a CDS encoding dihydroneopterin aldolase has translation MADSLTLQIDDFEVDVLTGIYSEETGKPQPLRFSIMVQMKPADRYTPDTPLSESKNYMDLKFAASEALPSGVHFKLIEAVADHVCETLFLQDARVEAVTVKIVKLAISEAGEKIGMTLHRERR, from the coding sequence ATGGCTGATTCGCTTACACTTCAGATCGATGACTTCGAGGTCGATGTCCTGACGGGTATCTATTCGGAGGAGACCGGCAAGCCGCAGCCGCTGCGTTTCTCGATCATGGTGCAGATGAAGCCGGCCGATCGCTACACGCCGGACACGCCGCTCAGCGAAAGCAAGAACTACATGGACCTCAAGTTCGCGGCGTCCGAAGCGCTGCCGTCGGGGGTTCACTTCAAGCTCATCGAGGCGGTTGCCGATCACGTTTGCGAGACCCTGTTCCTGCAGGATGCGCGCGTGGAGGCGGTGACGGTCAAGATCGTCAAGCTCGCGATCAGCGAGGCCGGCGAGAAGATCGGCATGACCCTGCACCGGGAGCGGCGCTGA
- a CDS encoding class I SAM-dependent methyltransferase — translation MADIATQPLILSGEGWEDYGLVDSGQGRKLERYGDYRFIRPEPQAMWTPRLANWDAHGEFVPGSDEDGGGRWQFDKPVPRDGWPLAWNEVSFTAQCTPFRHLGFFPDMAPVWDWMRTMLAGREDASTLNLFGYTGVGTLALSAHGQVTHVDASKKSVAQARENAALAGLEDRPVRWLVDDAAKFAAREVRREKRYDGIILDPPKFGRGPGGETWRLEEGLPGLLGDCRKLLDSESRFLFLTVYAVRMSSLALAGLMGELFADLPGSIEHGDLAVREDGQDGRLLPTAIFARWSNPG, via the coding sequence ATGGCAGACATCGCCACCCAACCCCTGATCCTTTCGGGAGAAGGCTGGGAGGACTACGGCCTTGTCGATTCGGGGCAGGGCCGCAAGCTCGAGCGCTACGGCGACTACCGCTTCATCCGCCCCGAGCCGCAGGCGATGTGGACGCCGCGCCTCGCAAACTGGGACGCGCACGGCGAATTCGTGCCCGGCTCTGACGAGGACGGCGGTGGCAGGTGGCAGTTCGACAAGCCCGTCCCGCGCGATGGGTGGCCGCTCGCCTGGAATGAGGTCTCGTTCACCGCACAGTGCACGCCGTTCCGCCATCTCGGATTTTTCCCCGACATGGCGCCGGTGTGGGACTGGATGCGCACCATGCTGGCCGGACGCGAGGATGCCAGCACGCTCAACCTCTTCGGTTATACCGGGGTGGGTACGCTGGCGCTTTCCGCGCATGGGCAGGTCACGCACGTCGATGCCTCCAAGAAGTCGGTAGCCCAGGCGCGAGAGAACGCCGCGCTCGCCGGGCTGGAGGATCGTCCGGTGCGCTGGCTGGTCGACGATGCCGCCAAGTTCGCCGCGCGCGAGGTGCGCCGCGAAAAGCGCTACGACGGGATCATCCTCGATCCGCCCAAGTTCGGCCGCGGACCGGGCGGCGAGACCTGGCGCCTGGAGGAAGGCCTCCCAGGCCTGCTCGGCGATTGCCGCAAGCTGCTCGACAGCGAAAGCCGGTTTCTCTTTCTCACCGTCTATGCGGTGCGCATGTCCTCCCTCGCCCTTGCCGGGCTGATGGGCGAACTTTTCGCCGACCTTCCCGGTTCGATCGAGCATGGCGACCTGGCCGTTCGCGAGGACGGGCAGGATGGGCGATTGCTGCCCACTGCCATATTCGCGCGCTGGTCCAATCCCGGCTAA
- a CDS encoding DUF983 domain-containing protein, with the protein MADGHESNTGGQPEIASAALFGLCPKCGARSLFAGMASFAPRCRACGLDYAQFNVGDGPAAFLTLIVGAMIAVLAIWLQLSFDPPFWVHALLWIPLTTLLVIGGLRIAKAWLLGAEYRRRAGEGRLKED; encoded by the coding sequence ATGGCTGACGGCCACGAATCGAACACTGGAGGGCAGCCGGAGATCGCTTCGGCTGCCCTTTTCGGTCTTTGCCCCAAGTGCGGCGCGCGATCCCTGTTCGCAGGGATGGCCTCGTTCGCCCCGCGGTGCCGCGCTTGCGGGCTTGATTACGCGCAGTTCAACGTCGGTGACGGGCCGGCTGCCTTTCTCACCCTGATCGTGGGCGCGATGATCGCCGTTCTTGCGATCTGGCTGCAGCTCTCGTTCGATCCGCCGTTCTGGGTGCATGCCCTGCTGTGGATTCCGCTGACGACGTTACTGGTCATCGGCGGGCTGCGAATCGCCAAGGCCTGGCTGCTCGGCGCCGAGTATCGCCGCCGCGCCGGTGAAGGCCGGCTCAAGGAAGACTGA
- a CDS encoding heme o synthase, with product MSVTSPSSVQQLPADWRDLFALTKPRVMSLVIFTGLCGLLAAPERIHPVLAFTAILCIALGAGGAAALNQWWEADLDAGMKRTAMRPLPQGRLDRTTARDFGGMLCAASVFLMGFAIGWLAAAILALSIFYYAVIYTMWLKPRTPQNIVIGGGAGAFPPLIGWVAATGHITLMPVVLFAIIFMWTPPHFWALALFVKSDYAKIGIPMMPVVAGEKSTRRQILAYAILLLPLSVVPWWIGGAHAIYGVSAIVLSTLFLALSVRVGLREKDGPEDTMKPEKQLFAYSVIYLFALFAALVVDRFVVI from the coding sequence ATGTCCGTGACGAGTCCCAGTTCCGTGCAGCAGCTCCCGGCCGATTGGCGCGATCTCTTCGCGCTGACCAAGCCGCGCGTGATGAGCCTTGTGATCTTCACCGGACTGTGCGGTCTGCTCGCCGCGCCCGAGCGGATTCACCCGGTCCTCGCCTTTACCGCGATCCTTTGCATCGCGCTTGGCGCGGGCGGAGCCGCGGCGCTCAACCAGTGGTGGGAAGCCGATCTCGACGCCGGCATGAAGCGCACCGCGATGCGGCCGCTGCCGCAAGGACGGCTGGACCGCACGACTGCGCGCGACTTCGGCGGCATGCTGTGCGCAGCCTCGGTTTTCCTGATGGGCTTCGCGATCGGCTGGCTGGCTGCTGCGATCCTGGCGCTCTCGATCTTCTATTACGCCGTCATCTACACGATGTGGCTCAAGCCGCGTACGCCGCAGAACATCGTCATCGGCGGCGGAGCAGGGGCCTTCCCGCCGCTGATCGGCTGGGTTGCCGCCACCGGGCACATCACCCTGATGCCGGTCGTGCTCTTTGCCATCATCTTCATGTGGACCCCGCCGCACTTCTGGGCGCTCGCGCTCTTCGTGAAGAGCGACTACGCCAAGATCGGCATTCCGATGATGCCGGTCGTCGCGGGTGAGAAATCCACCCGCCGGCAGATCCTCGCCTATGCAATCCTGCTCCTGCCGCTCAGCGTCGTGCCCTGGTGGATCGGCGGCGCGCATGCGATCTACGGCGTCAGCGCCATCGTCCTGTCCACGCTGTTCCTTGCGTTGTCTGTCCGTGTCGGCCTGCGCGAGAAGGACGGGCCGGAAGACACGATGAAACCGGAAAAGCAGCTCTTCGCCTATTCGGTGATCTATCTCTTCGCACTCTTCGCAGCGCTCGTCGTCGACCGCTTCGTGGTCATCTGA
- a CDS encoding SURF1 family protein yields the protein MRKIPILATLVVLVAATIMVSLGLWQLQRLHRKEALLAHYAQARSNAEEVLWPRDEAAQTDLLYRHARLTCEGVTEHSSMAGRNASGESGAAQTARCMLPDGAKALVVLGWSRQPNAAANWQGGIVHGVIAPGPRLVANPPLDGLEANAIPDPSEIPNNHFSYAIQWFFFAATALVIYVLAVMKRARG from the coding sequence ATGCGCAAAATTCCGATTCTCGCGACGCTGGTCGTGCTGGTGGCGGCCACGATCATGGTCAGCCTCGGTCTCTGGCAGCTCCAGCGCCTGCACCGGAAGGAAGCCCTGCTGGCGCACTACGCGCAGGCGCGCAGCAATGCCGAGGAAGTCCTCTGGCCGCGCGACGAGGCTGCGCAGACCGACCTGCTCTATCGTCATGCCCGGCTGACCTGCGAGGGCGTGACCGAGCATTCCAGCATGGCCGGGCGCAATGCCTCGGGCGAATCGGGTGCGGCACAGACCGCGCGTTGCATGCTGCCCGACGGCGCCAAGGCACTGGTCGTGCTGGGCTGGTCGCGCCAGCCCAATGCCGCGGCCAACTGGCAGGGCGGCATTGTCCACGGGGTGATCGCGCCGGGGCCGCGCCTCGTCGCCAATCCGCCGCTAGACGGGCTGGAGGCCAATGCCATCCCCGATCCTTCGGAAATCCCGAACAACCACTTCTCCTACGCAATCCAGTGGTTCTTCTTCGCCGCGACTGCCCTTGTGATCTACGTGCTGGCAGTGATGAAGCGCGCGCGGGGTTAG
- a CDS encoding pyridoxine 5'-phosphate synthase, producing the protein MNALTPSRLRLGVNIDHVATIRNARGGEHPDPARAAQIVAQAGGDGITVHLREDRRHIRDEDLVRVQAATGLPLNLEMAATDEMLEIALRHKPHAACIVPEKREERTTEGGLDAAGLHNQLAPIVSRLSDAGVRVSLFIAPDPRQIEAAMKLGAPIVEFHTGEYAHAEGEQVAIELKRIVDMAALAAKNGIEPHAGHGLTYENVQPIAAIPQLAELNIGHYLIGEAIFCGLEASVTRMRALMDEVR; encoded by the coding sequence ATGAACGCCCTTACCCCCTCGCGCCTGCGCCTAGGCGTCAACATCGATCACGTCGCCACGATCCGCAATGCGCGCGGCGGCGAACATCCGGATCCGGCACGCGCGGCGCAGATCGTCGCGCAGGCCGGGGGTGACGGCATCACCGTGCACTTGCGCGAAGATCGCCGCCACATCCGCGACGAGGACCTGGTGCGCGTGCAGGCCGCCACCGGCCTGCCGCTCAACCTCGAAATGGCAGCGACCGACGAAATGCTGGAGATCGCACTGCGGCACAAGCCGCACGCAGCCTGCATCGTCCCGGAAAAACGTGAAGAACGCACGACCGAAGGCGGGCTCGACGCAGCCGGACTGCACAACCAGCTCGCCCCGATCGTCTCGCGCCTGTCGGACGCAGGCGTGCGGGTGAGCCTGTTCATCGCCCCGGATCCGCGGCAGATCGAAGCGGCGATGAAGCTGGGCGCGCCCATCGTCGAATTCCATACCGGCGAATATGCCCATGCAGAGGGCGAGCAGGTCGCGATCGAACTCAAGCGCATCGTCGACATGGCCGCGCTGGCTGCCAAGAACGGCATCGAGCCCCATGCCGGACACGGCCTCACTTACGAGAACGTCCAGCCGATCGCAGCCATTCCGCAGCTCGCGGAACTGAATATCGGACACTATCTCATCGGAGAGGCGATATTCTGCGGACTCGAGGCGAGCGTGACCAGGATGCGCGCGCTGATGGACGAAGTCCGGTGA
- the coxB gene encoding cytochrome c oxidase subunit II, translating to MNLGKTARAASHTAKALGLSLGSIMAAGVMAPQAALAAAASEPAAAATADAAASAGSYTPMAPTPGIGMPVDSGIGFQQQFSKLGEYGEWIHNSVLLPIIAVITVFVLLLLVVIVVRFNRRANPVPSKTSHNTLLEVVWTLVPVLVLIGIAVPSIDLLAKQYKPAPKGALTIKVTGNQWFWTYGYPDNGEFEVVSNMLNIPGQPTINNGVREVGSEPWDGPSHLEVDNRMVVPVGEPIRLQITASDVIHSFAVPSLWFKLDAVPGRINEKVLFVEKPGVYYGQCSELCGAKHGYMPIAVEALPRDKYDAWVLTHAGGKIDGQATAASETDYLPGEEPAGEASEAPAAEATAAAE from the coding sequence ATGAATTTGGGCAAAACCGCACGCGCCGCGAGCCATACCGCAAAGGCTCTGGGCCTGTCCCTTGGAAGCATCATGGCTGCCGGAGTCATGGCACCCCAGGCGGCTCTCGCCGCCGCGGCATCCGAACCTGCCGCCGCCGCGACTGCGGACGCCGCCGCTTCTGCCGGCAGCTACACGCCGATGGCCCCGACCCCGGGGATCGGCATGCCCGTCGACAGCGGCATCGGCTTCCAGCAGCAGTTCTCCAAGCTCGGCGAATATGGCGAGTGGATCCACAACTCGGTGCTGCTGCCGATCATCGCCGTGATCACCGTCTTTGTGCTGCTGCTGCTCGTCGTCATCGTCGTGCGCTTCAACCGCCGCGCCAACCCGGTACCTTCGAAGACCAGCCACAACACGCTGCTCGAAGTGGTCTGGACGCTGGTCCCCGTGCTGGTCCTCATCGGCATCGCGGTTCCCTCGATCGACCTGCTGGCCAAGCAGTACAAGCCTGCCCCGAAGGGCGCGCTGACCATCAAGGTCACCGGCAACCAGTGGTTCTGGACCTACGGCTATCCCGACAATGGCGAGTTCGAGGTCGTCTCGAACATGCTCAACATCCCGGGCCAGCCGACCATCAACAACGGCGTGCGCGAAGTCGGTTCCGAGCCCTGGGACGGTCCTTCGCACCTCGAGGTCGACAACCGCATGGTCGTCCCCGTCGGTGAACCGATCCGTCTGCAGATCACTGCGTCCGACGTGATTCACTCGTTCGCCGTGCCTTCGCTCTGGTTCAAGCTGGACGCGGTTCCGGGCCGGATCAACGAGAAGGTCCTCTTCGTCGAGAAGCCCGGCGTCTATTACGGCCAGTGCTCCGAGCTTTGCGGCGCCAAGCACGGTTACATGCCGATCGCGGTCGAGGCTCTGCCGCGCGACAAGTACGACGCCTGGGTGCTGACGCATGCCGGCGGCAAGATCGACGGTCAGGCGACCGCCGCATCCGAGACCGATTACCTGCCGGGTGAAGAGCCCGCCGGCGAAGCGTCGGAGGCTCCGGCCGCCGAAGCCACTGCTGCCGCCGAATAA